ACTACGTGTGGTCGCACAGCTACGGCACCACCGAAGGCCAGGTGCGCTCGGACCTGTGGCGCACCGGCGGCGCGCTGGGCAGCTACCAGGGCCAGGCCTCGGTCTCCACCACGCAGAGCTGGGACCACGCGGCGTTGATGGAGCACTTCAACGGCGATCAATCCAACGATCACCGCCATCAGCTGAAGCTGCTGGGCTTCTACCAGTTCACCCCGCAGTGGGGCGCATCGGCCAATTTCAGCCTGATCTCGGGCGCGCCGCGCAACTGCCTGGGCAACTACTACGGCGACAACTATCCCGGCAGGGACCCGGCCGGATATGGCGGCAGCGCGATCACCGGTGGTCCTTATCACTTCTGCTACAACGCCCAAACCGGTACCGGCGAACCATCGCCTCCGGGTTCGCAGGGGCGCCTGGGCTGGATCGCCCAGCTCGACCTGGGCGTGACCTACAAGCCTGCGTTCGCCAGCGGCAAGCTGGCGTTGCGATTGGACGTGTTCAACGTGACCAACGAGCAGACCGCGACCAACATCTATCCGTTCTCGCAGCTTCCCGACAACAGCACGAACCCGCTGTGGGACCAGGTGGTGGCGTATCAAGCGCCGCGCTCGGGCCGGGTCACGCTCAGCTACGACTTCTGACCCACGCCCCGGCCCGCCGCGCGGCGGGCCGGCCATTCCCCGGCGAAGGCACCGGCGTGGACCGCCGATGCCCGCTGCGTACGAGCCGATATCCGATGGCCAAGCTCCGTCCTTTCCTGCTGTTGTTGTGCCTGGCCTGTTGCTGCGGCGACCTGCCGGCCGCCGACGGGCTGTCGCGCGCGCGTGCGCTGCATGAGCGCTTCCCGGTGCTGGACACGCACCTGGATACGCCGGCCAATCTCGCGCGCCCGGGCTGGAACATCCTCGACCACCACCACTACGACGAAGACGGCACCCAGGTCGACTATCCGCGCATGCGCGAAGGCGGCCTGGACGGCGGCTTCTGGGTGATCTACACCGCGCAGGGCGAACGCACCGAAGCGGGCAACCGCCAGGCGCGCGACTTCGGCCTGCAACGCCTGGCGCAGATCCGCGAGATGGTCGCCGCCTACCCGGACACGTTCGAACTGGCCACCACGCCCGGGGACGCGGCCAGGATCAAGGCCGCCGGCAGGCGCTCGGTCTACATCAGCATCGAGAACGCCTCGCCGCTGGCCGCCGATCCGACGCTGCTGAGCGCCTACTACCGGCTCGGCGTGCGCATGCTCGGGCTGGTGCATACCAGCAACAACGACTTCGCCGATTCCTCCACCGACAGCAAGGGGCCGCAGTGGCATGGGCTCAGCCCGAAGGGCAGGGCGCTGGTGGCGCAGGCCAACCGCCTGGGCATCGTGCTCGACCAGTCGCACGCCTCCGACGCGGTGTTCGACCAACTGCTGGAACTGTCCACCGCCCCCATCATCCTGTCGCACACCGCCTCCGGCGAGCTCAATGCGCATCCGCGCAACATCGACGACGCACGCATCCGGAAGCTGGCGGCCAAGGGCGGCGTGATCCAGGTCAATTCGCTGTCCGGCTACCTGATCCCGGGCAACCGCGATCCGGCCTACGGCGAGGCACTGCGCGCGCTGTTCGCCGGCTACGGCGGGCGCCAGGCGATCAAGCCCGAGCAGTACCGCGAGGTGATGGCCAAGCGCAAGGCGCTGGACGCCGAGTACGGCGTCGCGCGTGCCACCTTCGACGACTACATGAAGCACATCCTGCACATCCTCGAGGTCGCCGGTCCCGACCACGTCGGCCTGGGCGCGGACTGGGACGGCGGTGGCGGCGTGGCCGGACTGGAGGACGTCTCGCAACTGCCGCGCATCACCGAGCGCCTGCTGCAGGCCGGCTACAGCGAACGGCAGATCGCCAACATCTGGGGCGGCAACCTGCTGCGGCTGCTCGAGCGGGTGCAGGCGCAGGCCGATCCGGCCGCGATCGCCGAACTGAAGTGAACCGGCAGGGCCGCCGGCGCAGTGGGCGCGGATCCGACGAGCGAGGGGCGCGCACACCGTGCGCGGCAGATGCGACCGAACCGATGGCATGAGGTCGCGAGGTGCTTTCAAGTAGCGTCATTCCAAGGTGGCGTTGCCCCTTGGGCGCCTCGCAAGCCGTGGCCCGCCACTAGCGCAGCGCGGGCCTTGCGGCTCGGATTCCGTCGGGGCTGACTGCAAGCGATTTGGCAAGGACTCACGCGCTTGGCCTCAGCGCCGTCTCCCCGTGTGAGCGATGCTGGGTGCCTCCGGCCATCGGTCGCGATCAGCGCCGCGGCGCGCGCTCCGGCGCCCGACAGCATCGGCGCCGATGACCGAGCCAGTCCGGAACCTCGGGCGAATTCGCCCGGCCGCCCGGTGCGCGCTGCAGGGGCGGCCGCGGGTGGCTCGCCCAGCCCTGGCGACGGCCGCGGCCGCGTGGCGCTTGCCGCTGTCGTGGCAGCGAAGTTCCGTGGACACCGGTTAGCGCAGTTCCGGAAAGCACGCGCGATACGCTCGCAGCGCAGCGAGCGGGTCGGGCGCGGAGCAGACGCCGCTGATGACCGCGAGCAGGTCGGCACCGGCGGCGATCGCCGGGCCGCAGTTGTCCGGGGTCAATCCGCCGATGGCCACGCGCGGCACGCCCAGGTCCGCGGCGGCGGCCAGCAGCGCCGGCGTGGCCCGCGCGGTGGTGGCCTTGCTGAGGCTGGGGAAGAACGCGCCGAAGGCGACATAGCTGGCGCCGGCGGCGACCGCGGCCCGGGCCAGCGCCAGGTCCGCATAGCATGACGCGCCGATCAGCGCATCGGGGCCGAGCGCCGCGCGCGCGGCGGCCAGGTCGCCGTCGTCCTCGCCCAGGTGCACGCCGGCGGCGCCGACCGCCTGCGCCAGGGCCACGTCATCGTTGACGATCAGCGGCACCCCGGCCTGCGCGCACAGCGCCTGCAGCGCCGTCGCCTGGGCCAGGCGTTGCGCCGCGCCGGCGCGCTTGTTGCGGTACTGCAGCCAGGTCACGCCCTGGTCCAGCAGCGGCGCCACACGCGCCAGCAGGCGCGCGCCGTCGGCCTCGTCGGGCGTGATCAGGTAGACGCCGCGGGGCGGCGATGCTGCGTTCATGGTGAGCCTTCCGGTGCGCGGGCGGGGGTGGGACAATGCCGCTCCGTCCCGCCTCC
The Xanthomonas sp. AM6 DNA segment above includes these coding regions:
- the thiE gene encoding thiamine phosphate synthase; translated protein: MNAASPPRGVYLITPDEADGARLLARVAPLLDQGVTWLQYRNKRAGAAQRLAQATALQALCAQAGVPLIVNDDVALAQAVGAAGVHLGEDDGDLAAARAALGPDALIGASCYADLALARAAVAAGASYVAFGAFFPSLSKATTARATPALLAAAADLGVPRVAIGGLTPDNCGPAIAAGADLLAVISGVCSAPDPLAALRAYRACFPELR
- a CDS encoding dipeptidase yields the protein MAKLRPFLLLLCLACCCGDLPAADGLSRARALHERFPVLDTHLDTPANLARPGWNILDHHHYDEDGTQVDYPRMREGGLDGGFWVIYTAQGERTEAGNRQARDFGLQRLAQIREMVAAYPDTFELATTPGDAARIKAAGRRSVYISIENASPLAADPTLLSAYYRLGVRMLGLVHTSNNDFADSSTDSKGPQWHGLSPKGRALVAQANRLGIVLDQSHASDAVFDQLLELSTAPIILSHTASGELNAHPRNIDDARIRKLAAKGGVIQVNSLSGYLIPGNRDPAYGEALRALFAGYGGRQAIKPEQYREVMAKRKALDAEYGVARATFDDYMKHILHILEVAGPDHVGLGADWDGGGGVAGLEDVSQLPRITERLLQAGYSERQIANIWGGNLLRLLERVQAQADPAAIAELK